CGGGTGATCAACCCGATGCAGTCACGTGGCGATGGTCTCAGAAGGGCGCCTGGCCGGGACGCTCGCAGCCATGAAACGCACGACTTGATCGGCCAAGACTTTGCGAACGACCAAAGGGCGAACGCGGTACACCTGCACTGCCACCCGAGCGACAACGCGGACGAGAACGTCCAGCACGGGTAGCCATGACCAGAAGGTGCCGCGTCCTTGCGATTCGGCGCGGAGAGTTCAGTGACCGAGCGGATCCGATCGCCCTACAACAACCAGGCCGTCAGCTTCAAGCTGTTGCACCACTTCGTCGTCGTTTGCGAGGCAAGCTCACTCAGCCGGGCGGCGCATGTGCTCAACGTCTGCCAGTCCAACCTCACCCTGCAGATGTCGGACCTGGAGCGGCGCATGGGTGTGCAGCTGATGCACCGATCCTGGAAGGGAGTGGAGCTGACCGAGGCCGGGCAGATTCTCTTGCCCGAAGCCCGCGGCATCCTGCGCCGCTTTGAGAAGATCAAGATACAGGTTCAACAGGCGCACCTGCACGGGCGCGTCGATCTGGCGTGCGCCAGCTTTGCGGTGCCGGACTACCCGGCGGTGCCGCAAGCGGCGCGCATGCTGCGCCGCAACGACGCCCGCTTCGAGGTCAAGCTGGTGGAGATGCCCAGCAGTGCGCAACCGATCGCGCTGGAGAACGGGCAGGTGCAGGTGGCGGTGATGCTGGGCAAACTGCCGAACATCCAGTTCCGGGTGGCCAGGCTGCGCGAGTCCCGGATCATGCTGCTGGCCT
This is a stretch of genomic DNA from Hydrogenophaga crocea. It encodes these proteins:
- a CDS encoding LysR family transcriptional regulator, which produces MTERIRSPYNNQAVSFKLLHHFVVVCEASSLSRAAHVLNVCQSNLTLQMSDLERRMGVQLMHRSWKGVELTEAGQILLPEARGILRRFEKIKIQVQQAHLHGRVDLACASFAVPDYPAVPQAARMLRRNDARFEVKLVEMPSSAQPIALENGQVQVAVMLGKLPNIQFRVARLRESRIMLLACAGHASTRSGGPVSLRDLGGEVFWMVDRVVEPVLHHVTTRALLDADVPSAMMRSAGGLKDVIAQVATGSGIALVPDCLRGLDGSGLLNCVDLEELLSIEVVAVHRGLKANKGTRELLNCLAAANEHASDPTPVVLA